A part of Dryobates pubescens isolate bDryPub1 chromosome 3, bDryPub1.pri, whole genome shotgun sequence genomic DNA contains:
- the ATRAID gene encoding all-trans retinoic acid-induced differentiation factor encodes MAAFLMFLLLPWCASGAAVCRHCPGPLHNSSVVARYCTSQAGTKSEGRCCWEQGTRPERLLGLDLSNCSLNSLPPGLDEATTTIVLDLTENPLTLLPNSSFLGFTELRILAVPLALKCPGGNSAWEEVTTNGSSRFCQGQKNPCNSSEELAWPCPENAACAPDGPGLVQCLCKSPFHGYKCLREGTFPMLLFCGILGAVTLSVSLLLWGTQRRKAKTP; translated from the exons ATGGCCGCTTTCCTGATGttcttgctgctgccctggtgcGCCAGTGGGGCAGCG GTGtgcaggcactgcccaggaCCGTTGCACAACAGCTCTGTCGTGGCCCGATACTGCACATCCCAGGCTGGCACCAAGAGTGAGGGACGCTGCTGCTGGGAACAGGGCACCCGTCCAGAGCGACTGCTGGG gctggacctgagcaaCTGTTCCCTGAacagcctcccaccagggctggACGAGGCTACCACCACTATTGTCCT GGACCTGACAGAGAACCCCCTAACACTCCTCCCCAACAGCTCCTTCTTGGGCTTCACCGAGCTGCGGATCCT AGCGGTGCCGCTGGCACTGAAGTGCCCAGGTGGGAACAGTGCCTGGGAGGAGGTGACAACGAATGGGAGTAGTCGGTTCTGCCAGGGTCAGAAGAACCCCTGCAACAGTTCTGAGGAGCTTG CCTGGCCGTGCCCTGAgaatgctgcctgtgccccggATGGCCCTGGCCTCGTCCAGTGTCTCTGCAAGAGCCCTTTCCATGGCTACAAGTGCCTGCGTGAG GGGACATTCCCTATGCTGCTCTTCTGTGGGATCCTGGGAGCTGTCACCCTGTCTGTGTCCCTCCTCCTGTGGGGCACACAGCGCCGGAAAGCCAAGACCCCCTAA
- the MAPRE3 gene encoding microtubule-associated protein RP/EB family member 3 isoform X2 yields the protein MAVNVYSTSVTSENLSRHDMLAWVNDSLQLNYTKIEQLCSGAAYCQFMDMLFPGCVHLRKVKFQAKLEHEYIHNFKVLQAAFKKMGVDKIIAVERLVKGKFQDNFEFIQWFKKFFDANYDGKEYNPLLARQGQDVTPPPNPGDHIFNKPKKPIGTAVPQRTSPTGPKNTSNPARLSNVPSSILRKNSPAARNGGTEADAQILELNQQLMDLKLTVDGLEKERDFYFSKLRDIELICQEHENENSPIITGIISVLYATEEGFAPPEDDELEEQQPEDQDEY from the exons ATGGCCGTCAATGTGTACTCGACGTCGGTGACCAGCGAGAACCTGAGCCGCCATGACATGCTCGCCTGGGTCAACGATTCTCTCCAGCTCAACTACACCAAGattgagcagctctgctcag GGGCTGCCTATTGCCAGTTCATGGACATGCTGTTCCCTGGCTGCGTCCACCTGCGGAAGGTCAAGTTCCAGGCCAAGCTGGAGCACGAGTACATCCACAACTtcaaggtgctgcaggctgccttcaaGAAGATGGGAGTGGACAAA ATCATCgcagtggagaggctggtgaagggcaagTTCCAGGACAACTTTGAGTTCATCCAGTGGTTTAAGAAATTCTTTGACGCCAACTACGACGGGAAGGAGTACAACCCGCTGCTGGCACGGCAGGGCCAGGACGTCACGCCCCCTCCAAACCCAGGTGATCACATCTTCAACAAACCCAAGAAACCCATTGGCACTGCAG TTCCCCAGAGAACCTCTCCCACCGGCCCCAAGAACACATCAAATCCAGCTCGCCTCAGCAACGttcccagcagcatcctccGGAAAAACTCCCCTGCAGCTCGTAACGGGGGCACTGAGGCTGATGCACAGATCCTGGAGCTCAACCAGCAG ctgatGGACCTGAAGCTGACGGTGGACGGGCTGGAGAAGGAGCGGGATTTCTACTTCAGCAAGCTGCGGGACATCGAGCTGATCTGCCAGGAGCATGAGAATGAGAACAGCCCCATCATCACCGGCATCATCAGTGTCCTCTACGCCACAGAG GAGGGCTTTGCCCCACCGGAGGATgatgagctggaggagcagcagccagaggaccAGGACGAGTACTAG
- the MAPRE3 gene encoding microtubule-associated protein RP/EB family member 3 isoform X3 has protein sequence MQRWGMAVNVYSTSVTSENLSRHDMLAWVNDSLQLNYTKIEQLCSGAAYCQFMDMLFPGCVHLRKVKFQAKLEHEYIHNFKVLQAAFKKMGVDKIIAVERLVKGKFQDNFEFIQWFKKFFDANYDGKEYNPLLARQGQDVTPPPNPVPQRTSPTGPKNTSNPARLSNVPSSILRKNSPAARNGGTEADAQILELNQQLMDLKLTVDGLEKERDFYFSKLRDIELICQEHENENSPIITGIISVLYATEEGFAPPEDDELEEQQPEDQDEY, from the exons ATGCAGCG CTGGGGCATGGCCGTCAATGTGTACTCGACGTCGGTGACCAGCGAGAACCTGAGCCGCCATGACATGCTCGCCTGGGTCAACGATTCTCTCCAGCTCAACTACACCAAGattgagcagctctgctcag GGGCTGCCTATTGCCAGTTCATGGACATGCTGTTCCCTGGCTGCGTCCACCTGCGGAAGGTCAAGTTCCAGGCCAAGCTGGAGCACGAGTACATCCACAACTtcaaggtgctgcaggctgccttcaaGAAGATGGGAGTGGACAAA ATCATCgcagtggagaggctggtgaagggcaagTTCCAGGACAACTTTGAGTTCATCCAGTGGTTTAAGAAATTCTTTGACGCCAACTACGACGGGAAGGAGTACAACCCGCTGCTGGCACGGCAGGGCCAGGACGTCACGCCCCCTCCAAACCCAG TTCCCCAGAGAACCTCTCCCACCGGCCCCAAGAACACATCAAATCCAGCTCGCCTCAGCAACGttcccagcagcatcctccGGAAAAACTCCCCTGCAGCTCGTAACGGGGGCACTGAGGCTGATGCACAGATCCTGGAGCTCAACCAGCAG ctgatGGACCTGAAGCTGACGGTGGACGGGCTGGAGAAGGAGCGGGATTTCTACTTCAGCAAGCTGCGGGACATCGAGCTGATCTGCCAGGAGCATGAGAATGAGAACAGCCCCATCATCACCGGCATCATCAGTGTCCTCTACGCCACAGAG GAGGGCTTTGCCCCACCGGAGGATgatgagctggaggagcagcagccagaggaccAGGACGAGTACTAG
- the MAPRE3 gene encoding microtubule-associated protein RP/EB family member 3 isoform X4 gives MTCSPGSTILSSSTTPRLSSSAQVKFQAKLEHEYIHNFKVLQAAFKKMGVDKIIAVERLVKGKFQDNFEFIQWFKKFFDANYDGKEYNPLLARQGQDVTPPPNPGDHIFNKPKKPIGTAVPQRTSPTGPKNTSNPARLSNVPSSILRKNSPAARNGGTEADAQILELNQQLMDLKLTVDGLEKERDFYFSKLRDIELICQEHENENSPIITGIISVLYATEEGFAPPEDDELEEQQPEDQDEY, from the exons ATGACATGCTCGCCTGGGTCAACGATTCTCTCCAGCTCAACTACACCAAGattgagcagctctgctcag GTCAAGTTCCAGGCCAAGCTGGAGCACGAGTACATCCACAACTtcaaggtgctgcaggctgccttcaaGAAGATGGGAGTGGACAAA ATCATCgcagtggagaggctggtgaagggcaagTTCCAGGACAACTTTGAGTTCATCCAGTGGTTTAAGAAATTCTTTGACGCCAACTACGACGGGAAGGAGTACAACCCGCTGCTGGCACGGCAGGGCCAGGACGTCACGCCCCCTCCAAACCCAGGTGATCACATCTTCAACAAACCCAAGAAACCCATTGGCACTGCAG TTCCCCAGAGAACCTCTCCCACCGGCCCCAAGAACACATCAAATCCAGCTCGCCTCAGCAACGttcccagcagcatcctccGGAAAAACTCCCCTGCAGCTCGTAACGGGGGCACTGAGGCTGATGCACAGATCCTGGAGCTCAACCAGCAG ctgatGGACCTGAAGCTGACGGTGGACGGGCTGGAGAAGGAGCGGGATTTCTACTTCAGCAAGCTGCGGGACATCGAGCTGATCTGCCAGGAGCATGAGAATGAGAACAGCCCCATCATCACCGGCATCATCAGTGTCCTCTACGCCACAGAG GAGGGCTTTGCCCCACCGGAGGATgatgagctggaggagcagcagccagaggaccAGGACGAGTACTAG
- the MAPRE3 gene encoding microtubule-associated protein RP/EB family member 3 isoform X1, translated as MQRWGMAVNVYSTSVTSENLSRHDMLAWVNDSLQLNYTKIEQLCSGAAYCQFMDMLFPGCVHLRKVKFQAKLEHEYIHNFKVLQAAFKKMGVDKIIAVERLVKGKFQDNFEFIQWFKKFFDANYDGKEYNPLLARQGQDVTPPPNPGDHIFNKPKKPIGTAVPQRTSPTGPKNTSNPARLSNVPSSILRKNSPAARNGGTEADAQILELNQQLMDLKLTVDGLEKERDFYFSKLRDIELICQEHENENSPIITGIISVLYATEEGFAPPEDDELEEQQPEDQDEY; from the exons ATGCAGCG CTGGGGCATGGCCGTCAATGTGTACTCGACGTCGGTGACCAGCGAGAACCTGAGCCGCCATGACATGCTCGCCTGGGTCAACGATTCTCTCCAGCTCAACTACACCAAGattgagcagctctgctcag GGGCTGCCTATTGCCAGTTCATGGACATGCTGTTCCCTGGCTGCGTCCACCTGCGGAAGGTCAAGTTCCAGGCCAAGCTGGAGCACGAGTACATCCACAACTtcaaggtgctgcaggctgccttcaaGAAGATGGGAGTGGACAAA ATCATCgcagtggagaggctggtgaagggcaagTTCCAGGACAACTTTGAGTTCATCCAGTGGTTTAAGAAATTCTTTGACGCCAACTACGACGGGAAGGAGTACAACCCGCTGCTGGCACGGCAGGGCCAGGACGTCACGCCCCCTCCAAACCCAGGTGATCACATCTTCAACAAACCCAAGAAACCCATTGGCACTGCAG TTCCCCAGAGAACCTCTCCCACCGGCCCCAAGAACACATCAAATCCAGCTCGCCTCAGCAACGttcccagcagcatcctccGGAAAAACTCCCCTGCAGCTCGTAACGGGGGCACTGAGGCTGATGCACAGATCCTGGAGCTCAACCAGCAG ctgatGGACCTGAAGCTGACGGTGGACGGGCTGGAGAAGGAGCGGGATTTCTACTTCAGCAAGCTGCGGGACATCGAGCTGATCTGCCAGGAGCATGAGAATGAGAACAGCCCCATCATCACCGGCATCATCAGTGTCCTCTACGCCACAGAG GAGGGCTTTGCCCCACCGGAGGATgatgagctggaggagcagcagccagaggaccAGGACGAGTACTAG